Proteins encoded by one window of Lacipirellulaceae bacterium:
- the rimI gene encoding ribosomal protein S18-alanine N-acetyltransferase, giving the protein MIRRDMNEVLDIERSAFEFPWFEEDFIRCLRQRNCIGMVAEHGERVVGFMIYELHKTRLHILNFAVAEEFRRQGVGQQMVDKLVSKLSSQRRTRITLEVRETNLPAQLFFKANGFKATTVLRAYYDDSPEDAYLMQFRYRAEEPPAALPFDRRLAG; this is encoded by the coding sequence ATGATTCGCCGCGACATGAATGAAGTATTGGATATTGAGCGCAGTGCGTTCGAGTTTCCCTGGTTCGAAGAAGACTTCATCCGCTGTCTGCGCCAGCGCAACTGCATCGGCATGGTGGCTGAGCATGGCGAACGCGTCGTCGGCTTCATGATCTACGAGCTGCACAAGACACGTCTGCATATCCTGAACTTCGCCGTCGCGGAAGAATTCCGACGTCAGGGTGTGGGTCAGCAGATGGTCGATAAGCTGGTGAGCAAGCTCTCCAGCCAACGTCGCACCCGAATCACCCTAGAAGTACGCGAAACGAATCTGCCCGCTCAGCTTTTCTTCAAAGCGAACGGCTTTAAGGCCACGACGGTATTGCGAGCCTACTACGACGACTCGCCTGAGGACGCGTACTTGATGCAGTTCCGCTATCGAGCCGAAGAGCCGCCTGCGGCGTTGCCGTTTGATCGGCGTCTGGCTGGCTAA
- a CDS encoding D-cysteine desulfhydrase family protein, which yields MPPALPFNNLPRVPLANLPTPLEPLANLSRKLNIELWIKRDDLTGLATGGNKTRKLEFLIAAALEQGADTVITAGGPQSNHCRQTAAAAAKFNLACHLVLGGEPEPPLGNLLLDRLLGAEVHWVAKPERNARMEQLAGELRAAGRKPYVIPVGGSNAVGAVGYAVAVAELVEQARAASVEFDRIVFPTSSGGTQAGMLLGAQLAGLNSRVTAVSIDVQPDDRAYLEEVAGIANEAASLMGTEAKLTADDLDLAYDYLGEGYGVVGDLERRAIRTMAQAEGIILGPVYSGRGFGGLLDMVAKGDIKPGSKVLYWHTGDESALHAYADAVVG from the coding sequence ATGCCCCCCGCCCTCCCCTTCAACAACCTACCGCGAGTCCCCCTAGCAAACCTCCCAACACCGCTTGAGCCGCTCGCGAATCTTTCGCGCAAACTAAACATCGAGCTATGGATCAAGCGGGACGATCTGACTGGGTTGGCGACCGGGGGGAATAAGACTCGGAAGTTGGAGTTTTTGATTGCCGCGGCGCTTGAGCAGGGGGCCGATACCGTCATTACTGCGGGGGGGCCGCAGTCGAATCATTGTCGGCAGACGGCTGCGGCGGCGGCGAAGTTCAATCTGGCGTGCCATCTGGTGCTCGGCGGCGAGCCGGAGCCGCCGTTGGGGAATTTGCTGCTCGATCGGTTGCTGGGTGCCGAGGTCCACTGGGTGGCCAAGCCGGAGCGGAACGCCCGGATGGAGCAACTCGCCGGCGAACTTCGCGCGGCGGGGCGGAAGCCTTATGTCATTCCGGTGGGCGGGTCGAACGCGGTCGGTGCCGTCGGCTATGCGGTGGCCGTGGCCGAGCTTGTCGAACAGGCCCGTGCGGCAAGCGTGGAGTTTGATCGGATCGTGTTCCCGACCAGTTCCGGCGGAACGCAGGCCGGCATGCTGCTGGGGGCTCAGCTGGCAGGGCTCAACAGTCGCGTGACTGCCGTGAGCATTGATGTCCAGCCGGACGATCGCGCTTACCTGGAAGAAGTCGCCGGCATTGCGAACGAGGCGGCGTCGCTCATGGGAACCGAAGCGAAGCTGACGGCTGACGATCTCGACCTGGCCTACGACTACCTTGGCGAAGGCTACGGTGTGGTCGGCGACTTGGAGCGACGGGCGATTCGCACGATGGCGCAAGCCGAGGGCATTATACTTGGCCCGGTTTACAGTGGCCGTGGCTTCGGGGGCTTGCTCGACATGGTGGCCAAGGGCGACATCAAGCCCGGCTCGAAGGTGCTGTACTGGCACACGGGGGATGAGTCGGCGCTGCATGCTTATGCGGACGCGGTGGTGGGGTAG
- a CDS encoding cyclic nucleotide-binding domain-containing protein gives MHWTHYGFHFGNILYLVAYLVRDILWLRIITIAAIASMLPYYYCCHDTPQYQPIAWCSLFVAVNLVQIGLLIWERRPVFIGEEEKRLYQEVFKSLSPREFIKLLAIADWKRVAVDEFLLTQDQVVNHLTLIATGRGSVQIDKRHVADVGARQFVGEMAFLTDAPASASVVAKTNMDVLSWPIEKLRPFLLDNSQIHFKLRGVLGNDLVEKLRHRGFATAHPSLMLDGTGQV, from the coding sequence ATGCACTGGACCCACTACGGCTTCCACTTTGGCAACATCTTGTATCTAGTTGCCTATCTCGTGAGAGATATCCTCTGGCTTCGCATCATCACGATAGCGGCGATCGCTTCGATGTTGCCGTACTACTATTGCTGTCACGATACTCCTCAATACCAGCCGATCGCCTGGTGTTCGCTTTTTGTGGCGGTCAATCTCGTCCAGATTGGTTTGCTGATTTGGGAACGCCGCCCGGTGTTCATTGGTGAAGAGGAGAAGCGCCTTTACCAAGAAGTTTTCAAGAGTCTTTCTCCGCGGGAATTTATCAAGCTATTGGCGATAGCTGATTGGAAGCGGGTGGCGGTTGATGAGTTTCTGCTGACGCAAGATCAAGTAGTCAATCACCTGACACTGATTGCTACCGGGCGTGGGAGCGTGCAGATCGACAAGCGTCACGTCGCCGACGTCGGCGCGCGGCAGTTCGTCGGTGAGATGGCCTTTCTTACCGATGCCCCAGCCAGTGCTAGTGTCGTGGCCAAGACCAATATGGATGTGCTCTCCTGGCCTATCGAGAAGCTGCGGCCGTTCCTACTCGACAACTCGCAAATTCACTTCAAATTGCGGGGAGTCCTCGGCAACGACCTCGTCGAAAAGCTCCGACACCGCGGCTTTGCGACAGCTCACCCTTCATTGATGCTCGACGGTACTGGGCAGGTTTAA
- a CDS encoding DNRLRE domain-containing protein produces MAEIEPKKGKSWLSRRGTRTGQSLQLGFESLEPRTLLAVTTAVQSGDWDDVGTWSAGVPDDSLRAIIPSGLTVTLAGTDHVAQELVVHGTLDVAEPSGADFDGSGTVDGSDFLSWQGGNGDADGDSDTDAADLGLWQQQYDTAGSTGGQTKTLTTDWIHVNSGGVFQIGTAANRYDQGEFVLTLTGTDQNADYTVETSTGTTQITDNGGFLMAAMGGRLQFFGQDKLSFTKLGQTAEAGANSIVVENVIERNFDGTISAASDGELNWEVGDQIVIASSTRDYSDQEVRTITAITDLGNGTTRLTLDNVLSNRHYGEIETYDNGNRSIDLRAEVALLSRNVRIQGLASQDTDSNWGDRALFNTGSTGDHRGISGHIMIMPTAGQISVEGVQLDRLGQTGTLGRYPIHWHVAGDRTGDVLRGVSVTNSNNRGVTVHGTHNLLIQDVVLHDIHGHGFFMEDGVETGNFFLANIALGIHKVGRTDAGGDNYPDVNDPFIVDTHDFVGQNPLRFLSSSAYWVTNPDNVWIGNVSAGVDGTGYWFILPEFPIGLSASDPQYNNVNANETPLGLFTHNTSHSSQVGFNQDRGMDLESPVGANLLSNSFGRAYQPQNSSGQEVEPVYNNFTAYKHEIGIYHRGRYGQFDQNKFADNFTSTFITFSQRITDSLYIGHSQGNADLSEVVTGQSLYDGPNNMDGTHFAGFNRGSSAHVFRNHGGALRNTHVYVSNTSFEEDGTKDQLSISERYGATYDANRDAFDFQAPTAIYDVDGTLTGHGGGTAGTVLLPDNNYITDTNDIRPAGWDARISDDLYANFRIEFDGNNQGQFTLVTPDGESDTESSNDSHRTILKANNEVYTASFPSGASSYEDGFEILYRIQLGNTDPATITESSIIRFSGIANSLQVLESKNRFNGSQVTPTTQVASFAELETLSGPGYWVDGNDLVVKFVTVASESIRYFFTPGSNTPIGGQQLSAVEDAYLQDGTSQDNALLRIEDSTSRTRTAYLKFDVPDYPGNNITGATLQLTVSGDAGTNMRIRVYEGGSDNWTETTLSAATAPAKTTLLDDITGNFVIGQTYSFDVSSAVIAGDEVSFVVDTDGASSDDVAFASSENSSTEIRPSLVIDLEDATTSVTLWEDTSPPDDADGSAVSKISDPFGTGMGDIGRWITNGQNQFHNINPAGPDLDVSSYNGWDYSFSFDYYVNSAQPLTDDTVYLNPGDGPTGFTTINSSAVLDSWTTITATGTIDTSGGSTINPLIIVNHRNTTESTPSFYIDNIRFVVSTNGASAVSAASAPAITNSELAGVALQASAGIEEQPATEPLITPQVARVESTSSDTTREAAFALLEESATAEKAVDLASEQETETQWLDDELLESLFS; encoded by the coding sequence ATGGCAGAGATAGAGCCCAAGAAGGGGAAGTCTTGGCTGTCTCGGCGAGGCACGCGGACTGGCCAATCATTACAACTCGGATTCGAGTCGCTCGAACCCAGGACGCTTCTCGCTGTGACAACGGCAGTGCAGTCAGGCGACTGGGACGACGTTGGCACCTGGAGCGCTGGCGTCCCTGACGATTCGCTGCGCGCGATTATTCCCTCAGGCCTCACCGTTACATTGGCTGGCACCGACCATGTGGCTCAAGAGCTCGTCGTTCACGGAACATTGGATGTTGCTGAACCTTCGGGAGCCGACTTCGATGGGAGCGGCACCGTCGATGGTTCCGACTTTCTCTCATGGCAGGGCGGCAACGGCGATGCGGACGGGGACTCCGATACCGACGCCGCCGACTTGGGCCTGTGGCAGCAACAATACGACACAGCAGGATCGACGGGCGGCCAGACGAAGACGCTCACCACCGACTGGATTCACGTCAACAGTGGCGGCGTGTTCCAGATTGGCACCGCTGCCAACCGCTACGATCAAGGCGAGTTTGTCCTCACGCTGACCGGCACCGATCAGAATGCCGACTACACGGTCGAGACCTCGACCGGAACGACGCAGATCACTGACAACGGCGGCTTCCTCATGGCCGCGATGGGCGGACGTCTGCAGTTCTTCGGCCAAGACAAACTTAGCTTCACGAAGCTGGGACAAACTGCGGAGGCCGGGGCGAACTCGATCGTCGTCGAGAACGTCATCGAGCGGAACTTCGACGGAACGATTTCGGCCGCGTCGGACGGCGAGTTGAATTGGGAGGTGGGCGACCAGATCGTCATTGCAAGCTCAACTCGAGATTACAGCGATCAGGAAGTTCGCACCATCACCGCAATCACTGACTTGGGCAACGGCACCACACGTCTGACGCTCGACAATGTATTGTCAAACCGCCACTACGGCGAGATCGAGACCTACGACAACGGCAACCGCAGCATCGACTTGCGCGCAGAAGTCGCCCTCCTCAGCCGCAATGTCCGAATCCAAGGTCTCGCCTCACAAGACACCGACAGCAACTGGGGCGACCGTGCTTTGTTCAACACCGGCAGCACAGGCGACCATCGCGGAATTAGCGGTCACATCATGATCATGCCCACTGCTGGGCAAATCTCGGTCGAAGGCGTGCAGCTCGATCGCCTCGGACAAACTGGTACGCTGGGCAGGTATCCCATCCACTGGCATGTGGCGGGCGACCGGACGGGGGATGTACTTAGGGGTGTCTCGGTTACGAACTCCAACAACCGCGGCGTCACGGTGCACGGCACTCACAATCTGCTCATCCAGGACGTCGTTCTCCACGACATCCATGGACACGGCTTCTTTATGGAAGACGGAGTCGAAACCGGCAACTTCTTCCTCGCAAACATTGCCCTGGGCATCCACAAAGTCGGACGCACCGATGCGGGTGGCGACAACTATCCTGACGTGAACGACCCATTCATCGTCGACACGCACGACTTTGTCGGGCAGAACCCATTACGTTTCTTGAGCTCGTCCGCCTACTGGGTCACCAACCCTGATAACGTCTGGATCGGAAACGTTTCGGCAGGAGTCGACGGAACAGGCTACTGGTTTATTCTGCCTGAGTTTCCGATTGGCCTTTCAGCGAGCGATCCGCAGTACAACAACGTCAACGCCAACGAAACGCCTCTTGGTCTCTTCACCCACAACACATCGCACTCGTCTCAGGTCGGATTTAACCAAGACCGCGGCATGGACCTCGAGTCCCCTGTCGGCGCGAACCTTCTCAGTAACTCTTTCGGCAGAGCCTACCAGCCACAGAATTCCTCCGGGCAAGAAGTCGAACCCGTCTACAACAACTTCACAGCTTATAAGCACGAGATTGGTATCTACCATCGCGGGCGTTATGGCCAGTTCGACCAGAACAAGTTCGCCGACAACTTCACCAGCACGTTCATTACCTTCTCACAGCGGATTACCGACTCCCTCTACATCGGTCATAGCCAAGGAAACGCAGACCTAAGCGAAGTGGTCACCGGTCAGTCACTTTACGACGGGCCGAACAACATGGACGGCACCCACTTCGCCGGGTTTAACCGCGGCAGCAGCGCCCACGTCTTCCGCAACCACGGCGGAGCTCTACGCAACACCCACGTCTACGTCAGCAACACGTCGTTCGAAGAGGACGGCACGAAAGACCAACTCAGCATCTCCGAACGTTACGGTGCAACTTACGACGCGAACCGAGACGCCTTCGACTTCCAAGCGCCAACAGCCATCTACGACGTCGATGGCACCCTGACCGGACACGGAGGGGGAACCGCCGGGACAGTCCTGCTTCCTGACAATAACTATATCACCGACACCAACGACATCCGGCCCGCCGGCTGGGACGCTCGAATCTCCGACGACCTGTACGCGAACTTCCGAATCGAGTTCGATGGCAACAATCAGGGCCAATTCACACTCGTCACGCCGGATGGGGAGTCCGATACCGAAAGCTCGAACGATTCGCACCGAACGATCCTCAAAGCGAACAACGAAGTCTACACCGCTAGCTTCCCGAGCGGCGCGTCCAGCTACGAGGATGGCTTTGAAATCCTCTACCGCATCCAGCTTGGGAATACCGATCCCGCCACAATCACTGAAAGCAGCATCATCCGCTTCAGCGGTATCGCCAACAGTCTACAAGTGCTTGAGTCGAAAAACCGATTCAATGGCAGCCAAGTCACCCCGACGACGCAAGTGGCCAGCTTCGCTGAGCTGGAAACACTCTCTGGACCCGGCTACTGGGTTGATGGGAACGATCTTGTCGTGAAGTTTGTCACCGTCGCTTCCGAATCGATCCGATACTTCTTCACGCCGGGTTCAAACACCCCCATCGGTGGCCAGCAGCTCTCCGCGGTGGAAGACGCCTACCTTCAAGACGGCACCTCGCAAGATAACGCACTGCTTCGCATTGAAGACAGCACCAGTCGCACGCGCACGGCTTACCTCAAGTTCGACGTTCCCGATTACCCAGGCAATAACATCACCGGCGCGACGCTCCAACTGACTGTCAGCGGCGACGCCGGCACGAACATGCGGATCCGTGTCTACGAAGGCGGCTCGGACAACTGGACGGAGACCACTCTCTCGGCCGCTACAGCTCCCGCCAAGACCACGCTTCTCGATGACATAACCGGGAATTTCGTCATCGGCCAGACTTACTCGTTCGATGTGTCTAGCGCCGTGATCGCTGGGGATGAAGTCTCGTTCGTCGTCGATACCGACGGCGCGAGCAGCGACGACGTGGCCTTCGCCTCCAGCGAGAATAGCAGCACCGAAATCCGACCCTCGCTCGTCATCGACCTGGAAGACGCCACAACGTCAGTAACTCTGTGGGAAGATACCTCCCCGCCAGACGACGCTGACGGCTCGGCCGTTTCCAAGATCAGCGATCCCTTCGGCACGGGGATGGGCGACATCGGTCGCTGGATCACCAACGGCCAGAACCAGTTCCACAACATCAATCCGGCCGGACCGGATCTCGACGTCAGTAGCTACAACGGCTGGGACTACAGCTTCTCGTTCGACTACTACGTCAACTCAGCACAGCCGCTGACCGACGACACGGTCTACTTGAACCCCGGAGACGGACCGACCGGGTTCACCACGATCAATTCCAGCGCCGTCCTCGATTCCTGGACGACGATCACCGCGACGGGCACGATCGACACCTCGGGCGGCTCAACGATCAACCCGCTGATCATCGTCAACCACAGGAACACAACTGAGTCGACACCCTCCTTCTATATCGATAACATCAGATTCGTCGTCAGTACGAACGGAGCAAGTGCCGTCAGCGCCGCTTCCGCCCCGGCAATCACCAATAGCGAGTTAGCCGGCGTCGCCCTGCAAGCGTCAGCCGGAATAGAAGAACAGCCGGCCACTGAACCCCTCATCACTCCTCAAGTTGCCCGCGTTGAGTCAACCAGCAGCGACACCACCCGCGAAGCCGCCTTCGCCCTCCTCGAAGAATCTGCAACAGCCGAAAAGGCCGTCGATCTCGCCAGCGAGCAAGAGACCGAAACCCAATGGCTCGACGACGAGCTACTCGAGTCCCTCTTCAGCTAG
- a CDS encoding DUF1501 domain-containing protein produces the protein MTYGATDDHRFKVVEIPVHVSDLHTTMLHQLDSTTVA, from the coding sequence ATGACTTACGGTGCGACCGACGATCACAGATTCAAAGTAGTAGAGATCCCCGTCCACGTGAGCGACCTGCATACCACGATGCTTCATCAGCTAGACTCGACCACCGTCGCTTGA
- a CDS encoding glycosyltransferase family 2 protein has translation MKTAKETPANETSSDAVKEPGEHSSAPYLDRPQLDRSHYDRIEATFDIAEQTLAVAHELDAAPPAEPLRKTDLDVSIVIPVYNERNTVVEIVRRVQAVGIHKEIVLVDDFSVDGTRKILLELEREPDIHVILHGYNRGKGAALRTAFAQATGDVVMIQDADLEYNPNDLPKLLEAIEAGADVVYGSRFLENARENDPSRLHRFGNWALTTASNAITGQRLTDMETCYKVFRREVLEQVQIEQERFGFEPEITAKLSHLGYQIEELPISYNARDYEAGKKIGFKDALNALFCIAKYRK, from the coding sequence ATGAAGACCGCCAAAGAAACTCCAGCGAACGAAACTAGCTCAGACGCCGTGAAAGAGCCGGGCGAACACAGCAGTGCGCCCTATCTCGATCGACCTCAGCTCGACAGGTCGCACTACGATCGGATCGAAGCGACTTTCGACATTGCCGAGCAGACGTTGGCCGTCGCCCACGAGCTTGATGCCGCTCCTCCGGCTGAGCCACTAAGAAAGACCGACCTCGATGTATCGATCGTGATCCCTGTTTACAACGAGCGGAATACGGTCGTCGAAATCGTCCGTCGTGTGCAGGCGGTTGGCATTCACAAAGAGATTGTCCTTGTCGACGACTTCAGCGTCGACGGCACGCGCAAAATTCTGCTCGAACTGGAGCGCGAGCCAGACATCCACGTCATCCTCCACGGCTACAATCGCGGCAAAGGCGCAGCATTGCGAACCGCGTTCGCACAGGCGACCGGCGACGTCGTGATGATTCAGGATGCCGATCTCGAATACAACCCGAACGACCTGCCCAAATTGCTCGAAGCCATCGAAGCAGGGGCCGATGTCGTCTATGGCTCGCGATTCCTGGAGAACGCGAGAGAGAACGACCCATCCCGCCTCCACCGCTTCGGCAACTGGGCTCTTACGACCGCCTCGAACGCGATCACCGGGCAACGGCTCACCGACATGGAGACCTGCTACAAGGTATTCCGTCGTGAAGTGCTGGAGCAGGTTCAAATCGAGCAGGAACGCTTCGGTTTCGAACCCGAAATCACCGCTAAGCTGTCGCACCTGGGCTACCAGATCGAGGAACTCCCAATCAGCTACAACGCCCGCGACTACGAAGCCGGCAAAAAGATTGGCTTCAAAGACGCCCTCAACGCGCTATTCTGCATTGCGAAATACCGTAAATAG
- a CDS encoding NAD(P)/FAD-dependent oxidoreductase — protein sequence MEISLSQHLILFILSTKMSWDVIVVGAGAAGMMAAIRTSKRGLRTLLLEKNPRPGVKILMSGGTRCNLTQATDARGIVEAYGPPGRFLHSALAALSPDDLIAWFAAEGVPTKVEETGKVFPVSDRAADVVAALRAKLGENDCQLQLDEPVRTITQVDQGFTVRTPKSDYEAKNLIVTTGGKSYPGSGTTGDGYAWLKSLGHTIVTPRPSLTPVTTEVSWVAKLKGLTIPRVSVAVVPKVGKPLGESAGKQKPLAEACDSFLFTHFGLSGPAVLDVSRAITGCSQPKELALRCDFIVDKKFEGLLDELRAACQAHGKKQIVTLLPQWIPRRLAETFVELLGLNERRAAELSKQQLRKLANALKETHIPVSGTRGFKKAEVTAGGVALPEVNSSTMESKLVKGLYLAGEILDLDGPIGGYNFQAAFSTAWLAGKSIGNG from the coding sequence ATGGAGATTTCACTGTCGCAACACTTAATCCTGTTTATCCTGTCTACAAAAATGTCCTGGGATGTGATCGTCGTCGGAGCTGGTGCTGCAGGCATGATGGCAGCGATCCGTACCAGCAAGCGGGGACTGCGAACGCTGCTGCTGGAGAAAAACCCGCGTCCCGGGGTGAAGATCCTGATGTCCGGCGGCACCCGGTGCAATCTCACCCAGGCGACCGATGCGCGCGGAATCGTTGAGGCTTACGGCCCGCCGGGGCGATTCCTGCACTCAGCCTTGGCGGCGCTCTCGCCGGACGATCTCATCGCTTGGTTCGCTGCCGAGGGCGTTCCGACCAAAGTCGAAGAGACAGGGAAAGTTTTTCCTGTCAGCGACCGAGCCGCCGATGTGGTAGCGGCGCTTCGTGCAAAGCTTGGGGAGAATGATTGCCAACTCCAACTCGACGAACCCGTCAGGACGATCACCCAAGTCGATCAAGGCTTCACAGTGCGGACACCCAAGTCTGACTATGAAGCCAAGAATTTGATCGTCACCACCGGCGGCAAGTCGTATCCCGGCAGCGGCACGACCGGAGACGGATATGCGTGGCTCAAAAGCCTCGGCCACACGATCGTCACCCCACGGCCCTCACTCACACCGGTGACAACCGAAGTCTCTTGGGTAGCGAAGCTCAAAGGGCTGACGATTCCGCGCGTTTCGGTCGCGGTGGTTCCAAAAGTCGGCAAACCTCTCGGCGAGTCCGCGGGAAAGCAGAAACCGCTGGCCGAAGCGTGCGACTCATTCCTATTCACGCACTTTGGACTCTCAGGCCCGGCCGTCCTTGACGTTAGCCGTGCGATCACGGGATGCTCGCAACCGAAAGAACTCGCCCTGCGGTGCGACTTCATTGTCGATAAAAAGTTCGAAGGCTTACTTGATGAACTTCGCGCCGCGTGCCAAGCGCATGGCAAGAAGCAGATTGTCACGTTACTGCCGCAATGGATACCGAGACGTTTGGCGGAAACCTTTGTAGAGTTGCTCGGCCTCAACGAACGTCGCGCTGCCGAACTGAGCAAACAACAGCTACGCAAACTAGCGAACGCTCTTAAGGAAACGCACATTCCTGTCAGCGGCACACGCGGCTTCAAAAAAGCGGAGGTGACCGCCGGGGGCGTCGCACTCCCTGAGGTGAATTCCTCAACGATGGAAAGCAAACTGGTGAAGGGATTGTATCTGGCCGGCGAAATTCTTGACCTCGATGGGCCGATTGGTGGCTACAATTTTCAAGCCGCGTTCAGCACGGCTTGGCTGGCGGGGAAGTCCATTGGCAATGGATAG
- a CDS encoding DUF5009 domain-containing protein: protein MGESRAEKLTVETATPTVRLHSLDAMRGFVIAAMLLVNMTWDRDALPAQLFHVPWNAPAQGATFTDLVFPWFVFMAGAAAPLSLRSGRGKGMTSGQIVWAAFLRSAKLYLLGVLLTVASFASERPLAWGDLLSWNILQLLGAAYFFVVLAQLVSSRWRSAIVIAVLAAKWATFLLPYETIASLATLRPVDGAPVGPGTWAHFDGVKQLFHMEHVAEPSLTSLLIGWLGMAQQYLPLAAIGVCGALATERIERGRDGRSAMVVAGWGAALIAVGAALQWGFVPGGGGLWGTATVPFSKWLFSPAYCLLAAGTGAMLLATFFAAIDCASLVRFGPLRSLGKNALAVYVGAELSFKLIFSKWLLPLPEKGADSIAGAIQAWIGHATGSPIAASLGWALLWVVVWTLVAIWLDRRRIYWRV from the coding sequence GTGGGGGAATCGCGCGCTGAGAAATTGACGGTTGAGACTGCGACGCCGACCGTGCGCTTGCATTCGCTGGACGCGATGCGCGGTTTTGTGATCGCGGCGATGCTGTTGGTGAACATGACGTGGGACCGTGATGCTCTGCCGGCCCAGTTGTTTCACGTGCCATGGAACGCTCCGGCACAGGGGGCGACGTTCACGGATCTCGTCTTTCCTTGGTTCGTCTTCATGGCTGGGGCTGCCGCTCCGTTGTCGCTGCGCTCGGGCCGGGGGAAGGGCATGACCAGCGGCCAGATTGTCTGGGCCGCCTTCTTGCGATCGGCGAAGCTCTACTTGCTGGGCGTTCTGCTGACGGTGGCATCCTTCGCGTCGGAGCGACCGCTCGCTTGGGGCGATCTTCTCTCGTGGAATATCCTTCAGTTGTTGGGCGCGGCTTACTTTTTTGTAGTGCTTGCTCAACTTGTCTCGTCGCGTTGGCGCTCGGCGATCGTCATTGCTGTGCTGGCGGCGAAGTGGGCGACCTTCTTGCTGCCGTATGAAACAATCGCGTCGCTTGCGACGCTGCGACCCGTTGATGGAGCTCCGGTGGGGCCAGGGACGTGGGCGCACTTTGACGGCGTAAAGCAGTTGTTTCACATGGAGCACGTTGCTGAGCCGTCGCTCACTTCGCTACTGATCGGCTGGCTGGGCATGGCACAGCAGTATTTGCCTTTAGCGGCGATCGGCGTGTGTGGGGCGCTGGCTACGGAACGGATCGAACGTGGCCGTGATGGCCGAAGCGCGATGGTTGTTGCTGGCTGGGGTGCGGCTTTGATTGCGGTCGGCGCGGCGTTGCAGTGGGGTTTCGTACCGGGCGGTGGCGGGTTGTGGGGCACGGCGACGGTGCCGTTCAGCAAGTGGTTGTTTAGCCCCGCGTACTGCCTGCTGGCGGCGGGGACCGGCGCGATGCTGCTGGCGACGTTCTTCGCGGCGATCGATTGTGCGAGCCTCGTTCGATTTGGGCCGCTGCGGTCGCTGGGTAAGAACGCACTGGCGGTCTACGTTGGTGCCGAGTTGAGTTTTAAGTTGATCTTCAGCAAGTGGCTACTGCCGCTGCCAGAGAAAGGGGCGGACTCGATCGCCGGTGCGATCCAGGCGTGGATTGGTCACGCAACTGGCTCGCCGATCGCCGCGAGTCTCGGCTGGGCCTTGCTATGGGTCGTGGTCTGGACCCTCGTCGCGATATGGCTGGACCGCCGTAGGATTTATTGGCGCGTTTGA
- a CDS encoding DNA alkylation repair protein yields MAKKLKEWFDRDCAIRLGEAIQANFKKFDLESYAEEVDAGVGDLELKDRVLLMATGLHNRLPKDYERSARILLKSLGPPLQGETGMFTEGYWFMPVARLVEEFGRSHFDTSMSLCEEITRRHTSEYAVRPYLEDDTTRGLKFLRLWSRSPDAHVRRLASEGARPRLPWAKRLEVFIDDPEPAIKLVTPLRTDSSAYVRKSVANLLNDISKDHPDRIRELTQAWSREKNSHTDWIISHATRTLRKSKNNG; encoded by the coding sequence ATGGCCAAGAAACTCAAAGAGTGGTTTGATCGCGACTGTGCCATTCGCTTAGGCGAAGCGATTCAAGCGAACTTCAAGAAGTTCGATCTTGAGAGCTACGCTGAGGAAGTCGACGCAGGCGTCGGTGACCTTGAACTGAAAGACCGCGTGTTGCTGATGGCGACCGGCTTGCATAATCGCTTGCCGAAAGACTACGAGCGATCCGCACGAATTCTTCTCAAGTCGCTCGGCCCGCCGTTGCAGGGTGAAACGGGAATGTTCACCGAGGGATATTGGTTCATGCCAGTTGCCCGGCTCGTGGAGGAGTTCGGACGATCCCATTTCGACACTTCAATGTCTCTTTGTGAAGAGATCACGCGTCGCCATACGTCAGAGTACGCCGTCCGTCCCTACCTTGAGGACGACACAACTCGGGGGTTGAAGTTCTTGCGTCTCTGGTCCCGTTCGCCAGACGCGCACGTTCGGCGGCTCGCTAGTGAAGGAGCACGACCGCGGCTCCCCTGGGCGAAACGCCTCGAGGTTTTCATTGACGATCCAGAACCAGCTATCAAACTGGTCACTCCGTTGCGAACCGACTCATCGGCCTACGTCCGCAAGTCCGTTGCGAATCTCCTGAACGACATTTCGAAAGACCACCCCGATCGGATCAGAGAACTGACTCAGGCCTGGTCGCGCGAAAAGAACTCACACACCGACTGGATTATCTCCCACGCTACCCGGACGTTGAGAAAGTCGAAGAACAACGGCTAG